In Blastopirellula sp. J2-11, a single genomic region encodes these proteins:
- a CDS encoding sulfatase → MNFASRRRLRSRLTSAMALAALTLSLGLATATFAAEKSATPNIVIIFIDDMAYADIGPFGAKDYPTPHLDQLAQEGTVCTDFYVTQAVCSASRAGLLTGCYNIRVGIQGALGPQAKIGINSAETTLAEICKQKGYATACYGKWHLGHHEEFLPLQHGFDDYVGLPYSNDMWPYHPALRNLPKDEQRKRYPDLPLYEKNEIIDTEVTPEEQRNLTTLYTEKAVKFIDDNHAKPFFLYVPHSMVHVPLYVSDKFAGKSGAGIFGDVVMEVDWSVGQIIEALRRNKLDENTLVIFTSDNGPWLSYGDHAGSAGPLREGKGTMFDGGCREPTIFWQPGTIPASKTCSTPMMTIDILPTVADLIGAKLPDHKIDGKDIWPIITGQPDAKSPHEAYFFYYGNQLQAIRSGKWKMHFPHGYRTLNGRPGGKDGLPTNYEQARIGLELFDLESDIGETTDVKESHPEVVARLQKLGDQARADLGDGLTKTKGAGLRPVGRVK, encoded by the coding sequence ATGAATTTCGCTTCTCGTCGTCGCCTGCGATCTCGGCTCACTTCCGCCATGGCGTTGGCTGCGCTAACGTTGTCGCTTGGGCTTGCTACCGCAACTTTCGCCGCCGAGAAAAGCGCAACGCCCAACATCGTCATCATCTTCATCGACGATATGGCGTACGCCGACATCGGGCCGTTTGGGGCGAAGGACTATCCAACGCCGCATCTGGATCAATTGGCGCAGGAAGGGACCGTTTGCACCGATTTCTATGTCACCCAGGCAGTTTGCTCCGCTTCGCGAGCCGGCTTGTTGACCGGATGTTACAACATTCGCGTCGGCATCCAGGGGGCGCTTGGACCACAGGCCAAAATCGGCATCAATTCTGCAGAAACGACCCTCGCCGAAATCTGCAAGCAAAAGGGATACGCAACCGCTTGTTACGGCAAATGGCATCTGGGACATCACGAAGAATTCTTGCCGCTGCAACATGGCTTTGATGACTATGTGGGGCTGCCATATTCCAACGACATGTGGCCCTATCATCCCGCACTTCGCAACCTGCCAAAGGACGAACAGCGAAAGCGTTATCCAGATTTGCCGTTGTACGAAAAAAATGAAATCATCGACACCGAAGTGACCCCGGAAGAACAGCGCAACCTAACGACGCTTTACACCGAGAAAGCTGTCAAGTTTATTGATGACAATCACGCCAAGCCGTTCTTTCTGTACGTTCCCCACTCGATGGTTCACGTGCCGCTTTACGTCTCGGACAAGTTTGCCGGCAAGTCCGGCGCCGGTATCTTTGGCGACGTCGTGATGGAAGTCGACTGGTCGGTTGGTCAGATCATCGAAGCGCTGCGGCGGAACAAGCTGGACGAAAACACGCTGGTTATCTTCACTTCCGACAACGGCCCTTGGCTCTCATATGGAGATCATGCTGGTTCAGCCGGTCCGCTGCGTGAAGGGAAGGGGACCATGTTCGACGGCGGTTGTCGCGAACCCACAATCTTCTGGCAGCCGGGAACCATTCCGGCCAGCAAGACCTGCTCGACGCCGATGATGACGATCGACATCTTGCCGACCGTCGCCGACTTGATTGGCGCCAAGTTGCCCGACCACAAGATCGACGGCAAGGATATTTGGCCCATTATTACCGGCCAGCCCGACGCCAAGAGCCCGCACGAAGCGTATTTCTTCTACTACGGCAATCAATTGCAGGCCATTCGCAGCGGCAAGTGGAAAATGCACTTCCCACACGGCTATCGCACGCTGAATGGTCGCCCCGGCGGCAAAGATGGCTTGCCCACCAATTATGAACAGGCCCGTATTGGCCTGGAGTTGTTTGACCTGGAAAGCGATATCGGCGAAACGACCGATGTGAAAGAGTCGCATCCCGAAGTCGTCGCACGACTGCAAAAATTAGGAGACCAGGCGCGAGCCGATCTCGGCGATGGCCTGACCAAAACCAAAGGCGCCGGCCTTCGCCCGGTTGGCCGCGTGAAATGA
- a CDS encoding FGGY-family carbohydrate kinase has product MSDHYFIGVDVGTGSARAGVFDSQGTRLGSATQAIETYRPQADFVQQSSNNIWQAVCHCVRQATTEADIDSAKIHGIGFDATCSLVVTDAEGRPVTVSLDGDDEQNVIVWMDHRAASQANRINAGDHEVLKYVGNVISPEMETPKLLWLKENLPDTWRRGQKFFDLPDFLTYRATSDETRSLCSTVCKWTYLGHTADEHADQLGRWDAAYFRAIGLEDLAEENFQRIGRRVRAMGEPIGQGVTAQASAELGVPQGTAVGVSIIDAHAGGIGMIGARLEEDGANPIDLDRRIALIGGTSSCHMAVSAQPRYIDGIWGPYYSAMVPQMWLTEGGQSATGALIDFVIENHGATGQLQQFAAANGKTVYEVLNDRLTALAENRQVPASLTRQLHVSPYFHGNRSPWADPTLRGMISGLSMSASLDDLARLYLAVIQAIAYGTKHIIEVMNREGYRIDTIFACGGGVKNPIFLREHADITQCRIVLPREAESVLLGSAMLGAVASGVHPDLLSAMAAMSGVSQILPPTSGATTEYHRAKYEVFQRLHADQLAYRQLMQPAAAP; this is encoded by the coding sequence ATGAGTGATCACTATTTCATCGGCGTTGACGTCGGAACCGGAAGCGCGCGGGCCGGCGTATTTGACAGTCAGGGAACGCGGCTTGGTTCGGCCACGCAGGCAATCGAGACCTATCGCCCTCAGGCTGATTTCGTCCAGCAGTCCTCGAACAACATCTGGCAAGCCGTTTGCCATTGCGTTCGGCAAGCGACCACCGAAGCCGATATCGATAGCGCCAAGATCCACGGAATCGGTTTCGATGCAACCTGCTCGCTGGTGGTCACCGACGCCGAGGGGCGCCCTGTTACAGTTAGCTTGGATGGTGACGACGAACAAAATGTTATCGTCTGGATGGATCACCGCGCGGCGAGTCAAGCCAATCGCATCAACGCCGGCGACCATGAAGTGCTCAAATATGTGGGCAACGTGATCTCGCCAGAGATGGAAACGCCGAAACTGCTGTGGCTGAAGGAAAATCTGCCCGACACCTGGCGACGCGGCCAGAAGTTCTTCGATCTGCCAGACTTCTTGACGTATCGCGCCACGAGCGATGAAACGCGTTCCCTCTGCAGCACCGTTTGCAAATGGACCTACCTAGGTCACACTGCTGATGAACACGCCGATCAGCTCGGACGCTGGGATGCAGCGTACTTTCGGGCGATCGGCTTAGAGGATTTGGCGGAAGAAAACTTCCAGCGAATCGGACGGCGCGTTCGCGCGATGGGAGAGCCGATCGGGCAAGGAGTCACCGCACAAGCATCGGCAGAACTGGGAGTTCCGCAGGGAACTGCCGTCGGAGTTTCGATCATCGACGCTCACGCCGGCGGCATCGGAATGATCGGCGCGCGCCTCGAGGAGGATGGGGCGAATCCAATCGACCTTGATCGTCGAATCGCGCTGATCGGCGGGACCTCAAGCTGCCACATGGCCGTCTCGGCTCAGCCGCGCTATATCGATGGGATTTGGGGCCCTTATTATTCGGCCATGGTTCCCCAAATGTGGCTGACCGAAGGGGGCCAATCCGCGACCGGGGCGCTGATCGATTTCGTTATCGAAAACCACGGCGCCACAGGTCAACTGCAGCAGTTCGCCGCAGCAAACGGGAAAACCGTCTATGAAGTTCTCAACGATCGCTTGACGGCGCTCGCCGAGAATCGTCAGGTTCCCGCTTCTCTCACGCGCCAACTGCACGTTTCTCCCTACTTTCATGGAAACCGATCTCCGTGGGCCGATCCCACGCTGCGCGGCATGATCTCGGGCCTATCGATGTCGGCTTCGCTGGATGATTTGGCCCGGTTGTATCTGGCCGTCATTCAGGCAATCGCCTATGGAACCAAACACATCATCGAAGTGATGAACCGCGAGGGCTACCGCATCGATACCATTTTTGCCTGCGGAGGAGGCGTCAAAAATCCGATCTTCTTGCGGGAACATGCCGACATTACCCAGTGCCGAATTGTCCTGCCGCGCGAAGCCGAATCGGTCTTGCTGGGGAGCGCCATGCTGGGCGCCGTCGCGTCTGGCGTACATCCTGACCTGTTGTCGGCAATGGCCGCGATGAGCGGCGTAAGCCAGATCTTGCCGCCAACATCCGGCGCTACGACCGAATATCATCGGGCCAAGTACGAAGTATTTCAGCGGTTACACGCCGATCAACTCGCCTATCGGCAGTTGATGCAGCCTGCCGCAGCCCCCTAA
- a CDS encoding L-fucose/L-arabinose isomerase family protein, translating into MPLHQPSVQLVASGDSRLSANQVCWPAQQELESKLQIALEQLGYRLQRAHQVTAAGHGFLDSQKRGIEVFREIDPHAPLIVAEAVWQYSHHVLAGLISHRGPILTVANWSGQWPGLVGMLNLNGSLTKAGVTYSTLWSADFTDEYFTSRLKQWLDTGVCVHPTEHVAALDPQQIPSEAAAVGEKLASQLRRDKAIMGVFDEGCMGMFNAIIPDHLLHPVGVFKERLSQSALVAAMGEVTDAEAEQVLAWYQAHGMQFHFGEIDATELTQRQVLQQCRMYVAAVRLADHFGCETIGIQYQQGLKDMTPASDLVEGTLNSTSRPPVLDASGQRELFAGRSIPHFNEVDECAGLDALMIQRLHQALGEPVETTLHDLRWGSEDQSGTTDQYVWVFEISGSAPAEHLGGWDQCHGYRQPPMYFPKGGSTLSGVSRPGEIVWSRIYIADNALHLDLGRGASIALPEAETQRRLDATTPVWPIMHGVTYGVTRDQMMAKHQANHVQVAYANDAASADQALWARAAMAAALGLKVNLCGTNKEGVRWNGAT; encoded by the coding sequence ATGCCCCTCCATCAACCCTCGGTACAACTTGTCGCCAGCGGCGACTCACGCTTGTCTGCCAATCAAGTCTGTTGGCCGGCCCAGCAAGAGTTGGAAAGCAAATTACAGATCGCCCTCGAGCAGTTAGGCTATCGCTTGCAGCGCGCCCATCAGGTCACCGCCGCTGGACATGGCTTTCTCGATAGCCAAAAACGGGGCATCGAAGTTTTTCGTGAGATCGATCCCCACGCGCCGCTGATCGTCGCCGAGGCGGTCTGGCAATATTCGCACCATGTGCTTGCCGGTCTGATCAGCCACCGCGGTCCCATTTTGACCGTCGCCAATTGGTCGGGACAATGGCCCGGCCTGGTCGGCATGCTCAACTTGAATGGTTCGCTGACGAAAGCCGGCGTCACTTATTCCACGCTCTGGAGCGCCGATTTCACCGACGAATATTTCACCAGCCGTTTGAAACAATGGCTAGATACCGGCGTCTGCGTTCATCCGACCGAGCATGTCGCTGCGCTCGATCCCCAGCAGATCCCCAGCGAAGCAGCGGCTGTGGGCGAAAAATTGGCGAGCCAGTTACGCCGCGACAAAGCGATCATGGGCGTCTTCGACGAAGGCTGCATGGGTATGTTCAACGCGATCATTCCAGATCACTTGCTGCACCCTGTCGGGGTTTTCAAAGAACGCTTAAGCCAGTCCGCGCTGGTCGCCGCCATGGGCGAAGTCACCGATGCCGAAGCGGAGCAAGTGCTGGCCTGGTATCAAGCTCACGGCATGCAGTTCCATTTTGGCGAGATCGACGCCACAGAATTGACGCAACGCCAGGTTTTGCAGCAATGCCGCATGTATGTGGCCGCCGTCCGCTTGGCCGATCATTTCGGCTGCGAGACGATCGGAATTCAGTATCAACAGGGCCTGAAGGACATGACGCCGGCCAGCGACTTGGTCGAAGGGACGCTGAACAGCACGTCACGTCCGCCGGTGCTGGACGCATCCGGCCAACGGGAGCTATTCGCCGGGCGCAGCATTCCTCACTTCAACGAAGTAGACGAATGTGCGGGGCTCGACGCGTTGATGATCCAACGGTTGCATCAGGCGCTCGGTGAGCCTGTCGAAACAACGCTCCACGATCTCCGTTGGGGAAGCGAGGACCAATCAGGCACGACCGACCAATACGTGTGGGTCTTCGAGATTTCGGGATCGGCGCCGGCGGAACATCTCGGAGGTTGGGACCAGTGCCATGGCTATCGCCAGCCGCCGATGTATTTCCCGAAAGGGGGCTCGACGCTCTCGGGCGTTTCGCGTCCCGGCGAGATCGTCTGGTCGCGGATTTATATTGCCGACAACGCGTTGCATCTCGACTTAGGCCGCGGCGCGTCGATCGCATTACCGGAAGCGGAAACGCAACGCCGCTTGGACGCGACCACTCCCGTCTGGCCGATCATGCACGGCGTGACCTATGGCGTAACTCGCGATCAGATGATGGCCAAGCATCAAGCGAATCACGTTCAGGTCGCCTACGCCAACGATGCAGCCTCCGCCGATCAGGCCCTTTGGGCGCGGGCCGCGATGGCCGCTGCGTTGGGACTGAAGGTCAATTTGTGTGGGACAAATAAAGAGGGCGTCCGCTGGAATGGAGCAACATGA
- a CDS encoding sodium:solute symporter: protein MHQFSPIDVVVLVVYLVGVVGLGAWFYGKSSNPEGYMAASRSMPGWVIGLSIFGTYVSSISFIALPGKAFSSNWNAIAFSISLPLAAWVATRWFVPYYRQGNSVSAYEHLEKRFGVWARTYAAACYLLTQIARMGSVMYLLALPLHQLLGWDIPTLILVTGGLTTFYTLLGGIEGVIWTDALQSLVLAAGAIVCALLIPLNMPEGPSQLFEIASSHNKFSLGSLELMLSEPTFWVVLVYGLFINLQNFGIDQSYIQRYIAAKSDTDARRSVWLGAMVYVPISILFLWIGTALFAYYDARPDLLPPALQEDIAQGTGDGVFPYFIVAGLPVGVSGLLVAAIFAAAMSTLSTSLNGAATLTLADFYQRFYRPQASPKESMIVLYVSTTLWGCLGTGTALAMIEVQSILDAWWKLAGIFSGGMLGLFLLGFLSQRARNPSAILAVITGVMVILWMTLSRTSIWPEAWADAQSPFDQFLVIVFGTLTILLVGFALTQLFNQPADKSEEADPRDPSEPQPQEEV, encoded by the coding sequence GTGCACCAATTTTCCCCAATCGACGTGGTCGTGCTCGTCGTCTATTTGGTGGGTGTCGTCGGTTTGGGCGCTTGGTTTTATGGCAAGAGCAGCAATCCCGAAGGCTACATGGCGGCAAGTCGCTCGATGCCGGGCTGGGTCATCGGGCTTTCCATTTTTGGCACCTACGTCAGTAGCATCAGCTTTATCGCACTACCAGGCAAAGCGTTTTCTAGCAACTGGAATGCGATCGCGTTCAGTATTTCGCTCCCGTTAGCCGCTTGGGTCGCGACTCGCTGGTTCGTCCCGTACTATCGCCAAGGGAACTCGGTATCCGCCTACGAACATCTGGAAAAGCGATTTGGCGTTTGGGCGCGCACCTATGCGGCCGCTTGTTATTTGCTGACGCAAATTGCGCGAATGGGCTCGGTGATGTATCTGCTGGCGTTGCCGCTTCATCAGCTGTTGGGATGGGATATACCCACGTTGATTCTGGTCACCGGCGGATTGACGACTTTCTATACGTTGCTAGGCGGTATCGAAGGGGTGATCTGGACCGACGCGTTGCAGAGCTTGGTGCTGGCCGCCGGTGCAATCGTCTGCGCCCTCCTCATTCCGTTGAATATGCCGGAGGGTCCCTCGCAACTATTTGAGATCGCTTCGTCGCACAACAAGTTTAGTCTCGGCAGTCTTGAGTTGATGCTTTCGGAACCGACGTTCTGGGTGGTGTTGGTTTACGGCTTGTTCATCAACCTGCAAAACTTCGGCATCGATCAAAGCTATATCCAGCGCTACATCGCCGCCAAGTCGGATACCGACGCTCGCCGATCGGTCTGGCTGGGCGCGATGGTTTACGTACCGATCTCGATCCTCTTTCTGTGGATCGGAACAGCGTTGTTCGCCTACTACGACGCCCGGCCAGACCTCTTGCCTCCGGCGCTGCAGGAAGATATCGCCCAGGGAACTGGGGACGGCGTGTTCCCCTACTTCATCGTCGCCGGACTGCCGGTCGGCGTCTCCGGCTTGCTGGTCGCCGCTATTTTTGCGGCCGCAATGAGTACGCTCTCCACCAGTCTAAACGGCGCCGCAACATTAACGTTGGCCGACTTTTACCAACGCTTCTATCGTCCGCAGGCCAGCCCCAAAGAGTCGATGATCGTCCTGTATGTCAGCACGACGCTCTGGGGTTGTCTGGGAACAGGAACAGCGTTGGCCATGATCGAAGTGCAGAGCATCCTCGACGCTTGGTGGAAATTAGCGGGCATCTTTAGCGGTGGGATGCTGGGGCTCTTTTTGCTTGGATTTCTCTCGCAGCGAGCACGCAATCCATCCGCGATTCTCGCCGTGATCACAGGCGTCATGGTGATCCTATGGATGACTCTCTCGCGTACTTCGATTTGGCCTGAGGCTTGGGCGGACGCCCAAAGCCCGTTTGATCAATTTCTAGTCATCGTGTTTGGCACGCTCACCATATTGCTAGTCGGATTTGCATTGACGCAATTATTCAACCAACCTGCCGACAAATCCGAGGAAGCGGACCCGCGGGATCCCAGCGAACCCCAGCCGCAAGAAGAAGTTTAA
- a CDS encoding dihydrodipicolinate synthase family protein, with product MSTFHGIVPPLVTPLLGRDQLDHEGLERLIEHVLEGGVHGLFILGSTGEAPSLSYRLRREVIAAVCRQTAGRVPVLVGVTDTAFVESIVLAEYAADAGAAAVVLSTPYYFPAGQTELLTYVRNVVGELPLPLMLYNMPALTKVWFEINTLQKLTDLEGIVGLKDSSGDLDYFAKATRLKEQRPDWSILIGPEAMLPAAMRLGGDGGVNGGANILPRLFVECYDAIVARDDVKLAELHRRIVDFQRIYDVGKYASKHIKATKCCLSLLNICDDFMADPFHSFHAPEREQIAQILQELDIPVVQG from the coding sequence ATGTCGACATTTCATGGTATCGTTCCGCCGCTTGTTACACCGCTTTTGGGGCGTGATCAACTTGATCATGAAGGGCTGGAGCGTTTGATCGAGCATGTCCTGGAAGGGGGCGTGCACGGACTCTTTATTCTCGGCAGCACCGGCGAAGCTCCCAGCCTGAGCTATCGCTTGCGGCGCGAAGTTATCGCCGCCGTTTGCCGCCAAACGGCAGGCCGCGTCCCGGTCTTGGTCGGCGTCACCGACACGGCGTTTGTCGAGTCGATCGTATTGGCCGAATATGCGGCGGATGCTGGGGCCGCAGCGGTCGTTCTATCGACGCCGTACTACTTTCCCGCAGGACAAACCGAACTGCTGACCTACGTCCGCAACGTGGTTGGCGAATTGCCGCTGCCGTTGATGTTGTACAACATGCCGGCGTTGACCAAAGTTTGGTTCGAGATCAATACGCTACAGAAGCTGACCGATCTGGAAGGGATTGTTGGGCTGAAAGACAGCAGCGGCGATCTCGACTATTTCGCCAAGGCGACGCGTCTGAAAGAACAACGCCCTGATTGGTCGATCTTGATCGGCCCCGAAGCGATGCTTCCCGCCGCGATGCGACTGGGCGGAGATGGCGGCGTCAACGGAGGCGCCAATATTTTGCCGCGTTTGTTTGTTGAATGTTACGATGCAATCGTGGCGCGCGACGATGTGAAGCTGGCCGAGTTGCATCGTCGGATCGTCGACTTCCAACGGATCTACGATGTCGGCAAATATGCGTCGAAGCACATCAAGGCCACCAAGTGTTGTTTGTCGCTGCTAAATATCTGCGATGATTTTATGGCGGATCCCTTTCATAGCTTTCACGCGCCCGAGCGTGAACAGATCGCGCAGATTCTGCAGGAATTAGATATCCCCGTCGTTCAAGGTTGA
- a CDS encoding alkaline phosphatase family protein, whose product MRIARLLSLLLLAIAAPLSAAEKGKHVLLLGVDGCRFDALQKAKTPNLDRLIADGIYSPTALILGDRYQKNDTISGPGWGTINTGVWADKHNVQGNQFKKPHFDKFPHFFHYVKLADPKAKTVSIINWSPIAKYIVSSADVSTDTASSGKSYDKADADAAAEAIRLLEAESPTAMMLYQGEVDEAGHAHGFHPSVPQYIAAIENVDSLLGPVLDAIEKRTDEEWLIVVTSDHGGSGRGHSNGHTNPDILHSFLIVSGAGAQRGKFNDQVYIVDAVPTLLTYLGIKIDDAWQLDGHAVGLKKSLTTDQTTSEK is encoded by the coding sequence ATGCGAATCGCACGCTTGTTGTCGCTATTGCTATTGGCTATCGCCGCTCCTCTTTCCGCCGCCGAAAAGGGAAAGCATGTGCTCTTGCTTGGCGTCGACGGTTGCCGGTTTGACGCGCTGCAAAAAGCGAAAACGCCCAATCTGGATCGTCTAATCGCGGATGGAATCTATTCGCCGACCGCGTTGATCCTGGGAGATCGTTATCAGAAGAATGACACGATCAGCGGACCCGGTTGGGGAACTATCAATACCGGCGTTTGGGCCGACAAGCATAACGTGCAAGGGAACCAGTTCAAGAAGCCCCATTTCGACAAGTTTCCTCACTTCTTTCACTATGTGAAACTTGCCGATCCCAAGGCGAAAACCGTCTCGATTATCAACTGGTCGCCGATCGCAAAGTACATCGTCTCGTCCGCCGATGTGTCGACCGATACGGCCAGCAGCGGAAAGTCCTATGACAAAGCGGATGCAGATGCCGCGGCCGAAGCGATCCGACTGTTGGAAGCGGAGTCACCGACGGCGATGATGCTTTACCAGGGGGAAGTGGACGAAGCCGGGCACGCCCACGGATTTCACCCCAGCGTTCCTCAGTACATCGCCGCGATTGAAAACGTTGACTCTCTTCTCGGTCCCGTGTTGGATGCGATCGAGAAGCGAACCGACGAAGAGTGGCTGATCGTCGTCACCAGCGATCACGGCGGATCGGGACGCGGGCACAGCAATGGCCATACGAACCCCGACATTCTCCACAGTTTTTTAATCGTCAGCGGCGCAGGCGCTCAGCGCGGTAAGTTTAACGACCAGGTCTATATCGTCGACGCCGTACCTACTTTGTTGACCTATTTGGGAATTAAGATCGACGACGCCTGGCAGTTGGATGGACATGCAGTCGGGCTAAAAAAGTCACTGACCACCGATCAAACGACCAGCGAGAAGTAA
- a CDS encoding SHD1 domain-containing protein, with the protein MNIWLSLLAEGNEPGKGPALIFFFLLSFVFFGMGVYGIVTKTVLLRARDQFIFRMFGVTKFSGTFAVFTGATYCAMGIGLFIVSTTIAMGYGLDKKGNVTLNGKPTNAAQQSGQPGPQPLVESKPVAGETPAERMVREAEDAKRREEREAERRRAEEDRKANDALRMRAQEEREAADRERERLAKEAEEKLQREKEAARLAALELPKPPQSLGSISYVDKAVKESPLLGKANGERFIDRAPEGGVMVGAIFFIGDHFGDSVAGIQPIYQVGGKYVKGKICGNETDRPIQQLAESGGVVAGVKARIGLIMDSVQLAYGPLKGTKVDPKQGYFGDLIGSDGGSPKDFYAEGHAIAGIFGTYEQDKSLRSLGMYVIQRMQVTEPPAENEMRTFTSANGKFSVEAKLLKVNDDGTVSLEKADGSTISAPTASLSAEDQAYIRANQ; encoded by the coding sequence GTGAATATTTGGTTATCGCTTTTGGCTGAAGGGAACGAGCCAGGCAAAGGGCCGGCGCTCATTTTCTTCTTTTTGCTCAGCTTCGTTTTCTTCGGCATGGGCGTCTATGGGATTGTCACCAAAACGGTTTTGTTGCGTGCGCGTGATCAATTCATCTTTCGGATGTTTGGCGTAACCAAGTTCTCGGGGACCTTCGCCGTCTTTACCGGTGCTACTTATTGCGCGATGGGGATCGGTTTGTTCATCGTGTCCACGACCATAGCGATGGGCTATGGTCTCGACAAAAAGGGAAACGTCACTCTGAACGGGAAGCCGACGAACGCAGCGCAGCAATCTGGACAGCCGGGCCCCCAACCGCTTGTAGAAAGTAAGCCGGTCGCCGGTGAGACGCCTGCCGAAAGGATGGTGCGAGAAGCGGAAGACGCCAAGCGTCGAGAAGAACGCGAAGCGGAAAGGCGTCGCGCTGAAGAGGATCGCAAAGCGAACGACGCCCTGCGGATGCGTGCACAAGAAGAACGCGAAGCGGCCGATCGTGAGCGCGAACGGCTTGCCAAAGAAGCCGAAGAGAAACTACAGCGCGAAAAGGAAGCGGCCCGACTGGCGGCCCTCGAACTGCCAAAACCACCGCAATCGCTTGGCAGTATTTCGTATGTGGATAAAGCTGTCAAAGAGAGTCCGCTGTTGGGGAAAGCGAACGGAGAACGCTTTATCGATCGCGCCCCGGAAGGGGGCGTGATGGTCGGAGCTATCTTTTTTATCGGCGATCATTTTGGCGACTCGGTCGCCGGCATTCAGCCGATTTACCAGGTTGGCGGCAAATACGTCAAAGGCAAGATCTGCGGCAACGAGACCGATCGCCCAATCCAACAATTGGCGGAGTCCGGCGGAGTCGTCGCCGGCGTGAAAGCGCGGATTGGTTTGATTATGGACTCCGTGCAGCTGGCCTATGGTCCGCTCAAGGGAACGAAAGTCGATCCGAAACAAGGCTACTTTGGTGATCTCATCGGCTCCGACGGCGGAAGTCCGAAGGATTTTTACGCCGAAGGTCACGCGATCGCCGGCATCTTTGGAACGTATGAGCAAGACAAAAGTCTCAGGTCGCTGGGAATGTATGTGATTCAACGCATGCAGGTTACCGAGCCGCCTGCGGAAAACGAGATGCGTACGTTCACCAGCGCCAATGGCAAATTTTCGGTCGAAGCGAAGTTGTTGAAAGTAAACGACGACGGAACTGTCAGTCTAGAAAAAGCGGACGGTTCGACGATCTCGGCGCCGACAGCGAGTCTCAGCGCCGAAGATCAGGCGTATATCCGCGCGAATCAGTGA
- a CDS encoding GntR family transcriptional regulator, which yields MEKIPRRRQAYLHIQQRILSGDLPAGSQISELALAKEIGMSRMPIREAIRQLEVEGLVRQVPRFGTIVHSLDRAEMAELYEVREALESHTAESVAGRLTADDTQMLSLLCKRLLQVAKELRDSNEPTFSPELLQSFLAADMGFHMVILRAGGNRRMMKIVSDLRVLSRIFTAKREPHDLKIVVNVYRFHRRILRALKNTNGKMARYWMQEHIRASRRLALDSFDRRQALGEAKNAMPLALPQDLLEELNQIEARETNKT from the coding sequence ATGGAAAAGATTCCCCGGCGACGTCAGGCTTATCTCCATATTCAGCAGCGGATTCTCTCGGGAGATTTGCCGGCCGGCAGTCAGATCTCGGAACTCGCGCTGGCCAAAGAGATCGGCATGAGCCGCATGCCGATTCGCGAAGCGATTCGGCAGTTGGAAGTTGAAGGACTCGTGCGTCAAGTTCCTCGGTTCGGCACAATTGTCCATTCGCTTGATCGGGCCGAAATGGCGGAGCTTTACGAGGTTCGCGAAGCTCTTGAGAGTCATACCGCCGAGTCGGTCGCCGGTCGCTTGACCGCCGACGATACGCAAATGCTCTCGCTCCTCTGCAAGCGGCTGTTGCAAGTGGCGAAAGAACTGCGAGATAGCAACGAGCCGACCTTCAGCCCTGAACTGCTGCAAAGTTTTTTGGCGGCCGACATGGGGTTTCACATGGTGATCTTGCGCGCAGGCGGAAATCGCCGGATGATGAAAATCGTGTCCGATCTTCGGGTGTTGTCGCGCATTTTTACGGCGAAACGGGAACCCCACGACTTAAAGATCGTCGTCAATGTCTATCGATTTCACCGCCGCATCTTGCGCGCGTTGAAGAACACCAACGGCAAGATGGCCCGCTATTGGATGCAAGAGCACATTCGCGCGAGCCGTCGTCTGGCCCTCGATTCGTTTGATCGTCGGCAAGCGCTGGGCGAAGCGAAAAACGCGATGCCGTTAGCGCTGCCGCAGGATTTGCTGGAAGAGCTAAATCAGATCGAAGCGCGCGAAACGAACAAGACTTAG